The following proteins are co-located in the Pseudomonas synxantha genome:
- a CDS encoding sensor histidine kinase, translating into MHKPSSLRWRLLCNLALLLVLLMLASGMSAYWNGREAADTAYDRTLLASARTIAAGLTQVDGTLSANVPYVALDTFAYDSAGRIYYQVNDIDQKLISGYENLPGPPPGTPRTDDYPALARFYDAKYQGQPVRVVSLLKAVSEPNMNGMAEIRVAETDEARVAMARSLMADTLLRLGMLAIGALLLVWFAVSAALRPLERLRTAVEERQPDDLRPLPLVEVQDEFGPLVRSLNHFTERLRGQFERQAQFIADAAHELRTPLAALKARLELGLRAEEPASWRSTLESAAQGTDRLTHLANQLLSLARVENGARAIAEGGAQLLDLSQLARELGMAMAPLAHARGVALALEADEPIWLRGEPTLLNELLSNLVDNALAHTPPGGNVILRVTAPAVLEVEDDGPGIPLDERDRVFERFYRRSQQGMGSGLGLAIVGEICRAHLAQISLHDGELAGLKVRVSFIAG; encoded by the coding sequence ATGCATAAGCCCAGCAGCCTGCGCTGGCGCCTGCTGTGCAACCTGGCGCTGCTGCTGGTGTTGTTGATGCTCGCCAGCGGCATGAGTGCCTACTGGAATGGCCGCGAAGCCGCCGACACCGCCTATGACCGCACCTTGCTGGCCTCGGCGCGCACCATTGCCGCCGGCTTGACCCAGGTCGACGGCACCCTTAGCGCGAATGTGCCATACGTGGCCTTGGACACCTTCGCCTACGACAGCGCAGGGCGTATTTATTACCAGGTCAATGACATCGACCAGAAGCTGATTTCCGGCTACGAAAATTTGCCCGGCCCGCCCCCCGGCACGCCGCGCACCGACGATTACCCGGCCCTGGCGCGCTTCTACGATGCCAAGTATCAAGGCCAACCTGTACGGGTGGTGAGCCTGCTCAAGGCCGTCTCCGAACCGAACATGAATGGCATGGCGGAAATCCGCGTCGCCGAAACCGACGAAGCACGGGTCGCCATGGCCCGCAGCTTGATGGCCGACACGCTGTTGCGCTTGGGCATGCTCGCCATCGGTGCACTGCTGCTGGTGTGGTTCGCCGTGAGCGCGGCATTGCGCCCGTTGGAACGCCTGCGCACCGCGGTGGAAGAGCGCCAGCCCGATGACCTGCGGCCGCTGCCGCTGGTGGAAGTTCAGGATGAATTCGGCCCGTTGGTGCGTTCCCTCAACCACTTTACCGAACGCCTGCGCGGGCAGTTCGAGCGCCAGGCGCAGTTTATCGCCGATGCAGCCCATGAGCTGCGCACGCCGCTGGCGGCACTCAAGGCCCGGCTGGAGTTGGGCCTGCGCGCCGAAGAACCGGCCAGCTGGCGCAGCACCCTGGAAAGTGCCGCCCAAGGCACCGACCGCCTGACGCACTTGGCTAACCAGTTGTTGTCCCTGGCCCGCGTTGAAAACGGTGCCCGGGCCATTGCCGAGGGCGGTGCGCAATTGCTCGACCTCAGCCAGTTGGCCCGCGAGCTGGGCATGGCTATGGCGCCACTGGCTCATGCGCGGGGAGTGGCCTTGGCACTGGAGGCGGACGAGCCCATATGGCTGCGCGGCGAACCGACGCTGTTGAACGAGTTGCTGAGCAACCTGGTGGATAACGCCCTGGCCCACACACCGCCTGGTGGCAATGTGATTCTGCGGGTGACGGCACCGGCGGTGCTGGAGGTCGAAGATGATGGCCCGGGCATCCCGCTGGATGAGCGGGATCGGGTATTCGAGCGTTTTTACCGACGCAGCCAGCAGGGCATGGGGTCTGGCTTGGGACTGGCGATTGTCGGGGAGATCTGCCGCGCACACCTGGCGCAGATCAGCCTGCATGATGGTGAGTTGGCTGGGCTGAAAGTGCGCGTGAGTTTTATTGCGGGTTGA
- a CDS encoding HDOD domain-containing protein, protein MNKLAEKVQQALVMAIDNDDLVLPTLPEVALRIRQAAEDPEISISHLSKVISRDTALSARLIKVVNSPLLRASQEVTDLHTAITRLGTNYSSNLAIGLVMEQIFHARSEVVAQKMRDVWCRSLEVAGVSYALCRRHSHLKADQAALGGLVHQIGVLPILTYAEDHYELLSDPVSLNHVIESIHPLLGDKLLGGWDFPEMLAKLPGQYLNLERDSARLDYVDLVQIAVLYCHHNTDHPLAKVDITSVPAMQKLQVDLYSEKSRAELDEARSMFY, encoded by the coding sequence ATGAACAAGCTGGCGGAAAAAGTCCAACAGGCTTTGGTGATGGCCATCGACAACGATGACCTGGTTCTGCCGACACTGCCGGAGGTGGCCCTGAGGATTCGCCAGGCCGCCGAAGACCCGGAGATCAGCATCAGCCACTTGAGCAAGGTGATCAGTCGCGACACCGCTCTGTCGGCGCGCCTGATCAAAGTGGTCAATAGCCCGCTGTTGCGGGCCAGCCAGGAAGTCACCGACCTGCACACCGCCATCACGCGGCTCGGCACCAACTACAGCAGCAACTTGGCCATCGGCCTGGTGATGGAGCAGATCTTTCACGCCCGCTCCGAAGTGGTTGCACAGAAAATGCGCGATGTGTGGTGTCGCAGCCTGGAAGTAGCCGGCGTCAGCTATGCCTTGTGCCGCCGGCATAGCCACCTCAAGGCGGACCAGGCGGCCCTTGGTGGTTTGGTGCACCAGATCGGCGTGCTGCCGATCCTCACCTACGCCGAAGACCATTACGAACTGCTCTCGGACCCGGTCAGCCTCAACCACGTCATCGAGAGCATTCACCCGTTACTGGGCGACAAACTGTTGGGCGGCTGGGACTTTCCGGAAATGCTGGCAAAACTGCCAGGGCAGTACCTGAACCTGGAACGCGACTCTGCCAGGCTCGACTATGTCGATCTGGTGCAGATCGCCGTACTCTACTGCCACCACAACACTGACCATCCGCTGGCGAAAGTCGACATTACCAGCGTGCCGGCGATGCAAAAGCTGCAGGTTGATCTCTACAGCGAAAAGTCACGCGCCGAACTGGATGAAGCGCGCTCAATGTTTTACTGA
- a CDS encoding YgfZ/GcvT domain-containing protein gives MADSAFFCSLTHEGVLAVRGSDAAKFLQGQLTCNLNYLSETQASLGARCTQKGRMQSSFRILLQGDGVLMAMATELLEPQLADLKKYAVFSKSKLTDESAAWARFGLANADASLAALGLALPAETDSVVRTDSLIAIRVSPNRAELWVPAEQADAVRSQLVAQLPQADLNAWLLGQIRAGIGQVMPQTRELFIPQMLNLQAVGGVSFKKGCYTGQEIVARMQYLGKLKRRLYRLSLETVDLPEPGTPLFSPSHNSAIGEVVIAAKADQSIELLAVLQAEAADNGDVRLGTLEGPGLHLLDLPYQLDRDREIQR, from the coding sequence ATGGCTGACTCTGCGTTTTTCTGTTCACTGACCCACGAAGGCGTGCTTGCCGTCCGCGGCTCCGATGCTGCCAAGTTCCTGCAGGGACAACTGACCTGCAACCTCAATTACCTGAGTGAAACCCAGGCCAGCCTGGGCGCGCGCTGTACGCAAAAAGGCCGTATGCAGTCCAGCTTTCGCATCCTGTTGCAAGGCGACGGCGTGCTGATGGCCATGGCCACCGAGCTGCTCGAACCACAGCTGGCGGACCTGAAGAAATACGCGGTGTTCTCCAAATCCAAACTCACCGACGAAAGCGCCGCCTGGGCGCGCTTCGGCCTGGCAAACGCAGACGCTTCCCTGGCCGCCCTTGGCCTGGCACTGCCGGCCGAGACCGACAGCGTAGTACGCACCGATTCGCTCATCGCCATACGTGTCTCCCCTAACCGTGCCGAACTCTGGGTGCCCGCAGAGCAAGCCGACGCCGTGCGCAGCCAACTGGTCGCGCAGCTGCCACAGGCTGACTTGAATGCCTGGCTGCTCGGCCAGATCCGTGCCGGTATCGGCCAGGTGATGCCGCAGACTCGCGAGCTGTTCATCCCACAAATGCTCAACCTGCAGGCCGTGGGTGGCGTGAGCTTCAAGAAAGGCTGCTACACCGGCCAGGAAATCGTCGCGCGCATGCAGTACCTGGGCAAACTCAAGCGGCGCCTGTATCGCCTGAGCCTGGAGACGGTCGATCTACCCGAGCCAGGCACGCCATTGTTTTCACCCAGCCACAACAGCGCGATCGGCGAAGTCGTCATCGCGGCAAAAGCGGACCAGTCGATTGAACTTCTCGCCGTGCTGCAAGCCGAAGCTGCCGACAATGGCGACGTGCGCTTGGGCACCTTGGAAGGCCCTGGCTTGCACCTGCTCGACCTGCCCTACCAACTGGACCGTGATCGCGAGATCCAGCGTTAA
- a CDS encoding tripartite tricarboxylate transporter TctB family protein: MLFQRIFAAAMLLACIGLALMAWPYQAAFSYEPVGPRAFPLLLIGLMGLALIYMLIRPQPTKHTDDEPALDRPTLVKIGICVALLLVFAGTFESLGFILSSMLIGIPMARLYGGRWLPSVVIITLMSIGLYLLFDKTMDVPLPLGLLDVLEN, encoded by the coding sequence ATGCTCTTTCAACGCATTTTCGCTGCCGCGATGTTACTGGCCTGTATCGGCCTGGCACTCATGGCCTGGCCGTATCAGGCGGCCTTTTCCTACGAACCGGTAGGGCCTCGGGCGTTCCCCCTGCTGCTGATCGGGCTGATGGGCCTGGCGCTGATCTACATGCTGATTCGTCCGCAACCGACCAAGCACACCGACGATGAGCCGGCGCTGGACCGCCCGACCCTGGTCAAGATCGGGATTTGCGTGGCCTTGCTGCTGGTGTTTGCCGGCACTTTCGAATCCCTGGGTTTCATTCTCAGCAGCATGCTCATTGGCATTCCGATGGCGCGGCTGTACGGCGGCCGCTGGTTGCCTAGCGTGGTCATCATCACCTTGATGAGCATCGGTCTTTATCTGCTGTTCGATAAAACCATGGACGTGCCACTGCCCCTCGGTCTGCTCGACGTTCTGGAGAACTGA
- a CDS encoding tripartite tricarboxylate transporter permease, with product MDTFGYLGQGFGVALSPYNLVTALCGTLIGTVVGLLPGLGPINGVALLIPIAFALGLPPESALILLAAVYLGCEYGGRISSILLNIPGEASTVMTTLDGYPMARKGMAGVALSLSAWSSFIGAFIATCGMVLFAPLLAKWAIAFGPAEYFVLMVFAIVCLGGMAGDKPLKTFVSALIGLFLACVGIDANSGVYRFTGDNIHLTDGIQFVVLVLGLFSISEILLLLEKTHRGQEAVKATGRMMFNVKEALSVLAVNLRCGVSGFIIGVLPGAGATMASAVAYMTEKRIAGASGKFGQGDMRGLAAPETAIGASVCGAMVPMLTLGVPGSGTTAVMIGALSLYNITPGPLLFQQQPDIVWGLIASLFIANIMLVVLNIPMIRIFTRILAVPNWALVPVIAIITAIGVYAVHATTFDLFLMIAIGIFGYILRKLDFPLSPLLLGFILGGLMEQNLRRALSISNGALEILWSSPITFGVWVMTAIMLLVPLLRIWRKRSLQRRAVADA from the coding sequence ATGGATACTTTTGGCTATTTGGGCCAGGGTTTCGGCGTCGCGCTGAGCCCCTACAACCTGGTGACCGCCCTGTGCGGCACCCTGATCGGCACCGTGGTCGGCCTGCTGCCGGGGCTGGGCCCGATCAACGGCGTGGCACTGTTGATCCCCATCGCGTTTGCCCTGGGCCTGCCGCCCGAATCAGCGCTGATCCTGCTGGCAGCCGTATACCTGGGTTGTGAATACGGCGGCCGGATCAGCTCGATCCTGCTCAACATCCCGGGCGAAGCTTCCACCGTGATGACCACCCTCGACGGCTACCCAATGGCCCGTAAAGGCATGGCCGGCGTGGCGTTGTCGCTGTCTGCCTGGAGCTCGTTCATCGGTGCGTTTATCGCCACCTGCGGCATGGTGCTGTTCGCCCCGCTGCTGGCCAAATGGGCGATTGCCTTTGGGCCTGCGGAATATTTCGTGTTGATGGTATTTGCGATTGTCTGCCTGGGCGGCATGGCCGGTGACAAACCGCTGAAAACCTTCGTCTCGGCGTTGATCGGCCTGTTCCTTGCCTGCGTGGGCATCGATGCCAACAGCGGTGTGTATCGCTTTACCGGCGACAATATCCACCTGACCGACGGCATCCAGTTCGTGGTGTTGGTGCTGGGCCTGTTCTCCATCAGTGAGATCCTGCTGCTCCTGGAAAAAACCCACCGTGGCCAGGAAGCGGTGAAAGCCACCGGGCGCATGATGTTCAACGTCAAGGAAGCCTTGTCGGTGTTGGCTGTAAACCTGCGTTGCGGGGTGTCAGGCTTTATCATCGGTGTCTTGCCAGGTGCTGGCGCGACTATGGCCTCGGCCGTGGCCTACATGACCGAGAAACGTATCGCCGGCGCCAGCGGCAAGTTCGGCCAAGGCGACATGCGTGGCCTGGCAGCACCGGAAACCGCCATCGGCGCTTCGGTCTGCGGCGCCATGGTGCCGATGCTGACCCTCGGTGTTCCTGGCTCAGGCACCACGGCCGTGATGATCGGCGCGCTGTCGCTCTACAACATCACCCCTGGCCCGCTGCTGTTCCAACAGCAACCGGACATCGTCTGGGGCCTGATCGCCTCGTTGTTTATCGCCAACATCATGCTGGTGGTCCTCAACATCCCGATGATTCGCATCTTCACGCGCATCCTTGCCGTGCCGAACTGGGCGCTGGTGCCAGTGATCGCCATCATCACTGCGATTGGTGTGTACGCCGTACATGCCACCACTTTCGACCTGTTCCTGATGATCGCCATCGGCATCTTCGGCTACATCCTGCGCAAGCTGGACTTCCCACTGTCGCCGTTGCTGCTGGGCTTTATCCTCGGTGGCCTGATGGAGCAGAACCTGCGTCGTGCGCTGTCGATTTCCAATGGCGCGCTGGAGATCCTGTGGTCAAGCCCGATCACCTTCGGTGTGTGGGTAATGACCGCCATCATGCTGCTCGTGCCGTTGCTGCGTATCTGGCGCAAGCGCTCCTTGCAGCGTCGTGCCGTAGCCGATGCCTGA
- a CDS encoding response regulator: MRVLLVEDHLQLAESVAQALKGMGLTVDVLHDGVAADLALGSEEYAAVILDVGLPRMDGFEVLARLRARGKNLPVLMLTARSDVKDRVHGLNLGADDYLAKPFELTELEARVKALLRRSVLGGERQQACGVLVYDLDTRRFTVGGELMTLTSREQAVLEALIARPGRVMSKEQLASQVFGLDEEASPDAIEIYVHRLRKKLDGQPIAIVTFRGLGYLLEARDA; this comes from the coding sequence ATGCGTGTCCTCCTGGTTGAAGACCATTTGCAACTCGCCGAAAGTGTCGCCCAGGCGCTCAAGGGCATGGGTTTGACGGTCGACGTGCTGCACGATGGCGTGGCCGCGGACCTGGCCTTGGGCAGTGAGGAGTACGCGGCGGTAATCCTCGACGTGGGCCTGCCGCGCATGGATGGTTTCGAGGTACTGGCGCGCCTGCGGGCCCGTGGCAAAAACCTGCCGGTGCTGATGCTGACGGCGCGCAGCGATGTGAAAGATCGCGTGCACGGCCTGAACCTGGGCGCCGACGACTACCTCGCCAAGCCGTTTGAGCTGACGGAGCTGGAAGCACGGGTCAAGGCGCTGCTGCGACGCAGTGTGCTGGGCGGGGAGCGCCAGCAGGCGTGCGGGGTACTGGTGTATGACCTCGACACCCGGCGCTTCACGGTTGGGGGCGAGTTGATGACCTTGACCTCCCGCGAGCAAGCCGTGCTCGAAGCCCTTATCGCCCGGCCAGGCCGCGTAATGAGCAAGGAGCAGTTGGCCTCCCAGGTATTCGGCCTCGATGAGGAAGCCAGCCCCGACGCCATCGAAATCTACGTGCACCGCCTGCGCAAGAAGCTAGACGGCCAGCCTATCGCCATCGTGACGTTCCGCGGCCTTGGCTACTTGTTGGAAGCCCGCGATGCATAA
- a CDS encoding AbrB family transcriptional regulator, producing the protein MPEVTFKHWWGTPLVGLAGGYLASLVGWPLPYMVGSLLAIILVRCLTPWQLAEIPGGRKCGQWVVGIGIGLHFTPVVIEQVMSHFGLIFFGALVTSLSSVVGVWLMRRSGEDRATAFFSSMPGGSGEMVNLGARNGAVLSRVAAGQSLRVLVVVLCVPAIFKYLLGGGAPQFHPAPVDWAWLAMLFPVGALVAWGWQRLRQPNPWLFGPLLVSAIASVTWDLHIGLPDGGSQIGQWLIGSGLGCHFNRQFFRSAPAFMGRTLIGTALTMALATLAAVGLSALTHLDLRSLTLGMMPGGIAEMSLTAETLQLSVPLVTAMQVMRLLFVLFLAEPLFRHWNRQS; encoded by the coding sequence ATGCCTGAGGTCACCTTCAAACATTGGTGGGGAACACCGCTGGTCGGCCTGGCCGGCGGTTACCTGGCCAGCCTCGTCGGCTGGCCGTTGCCGTATATGGTCGGCTCGTTGCTGGCGATCATCCTGGTGCGCTGCCTCACGCCCTGGCAATTGGCGGAGATTCCCGGCGGACGCAAATGCGGGCAATGGGTGGTGGGCATCGGCATCGGCCTGCACTTCACGCCGGTGGTGATCGAGCAGGTCATGAGCCACTTCGGCCTGATCTTCTTCGGGGCGCTGGTGACGAGTTTGTCGAGCGTAGTGGGTGTGTGGTTGATGCGCCGCAGTGGGGAAGATCGCGCCACGGCGTTTTTCTCCAGCATGCCGGGCGGCTCCGGCGAGATGGTCAACCTCGGCGCCCGCAATGGCGCAGTGCTTAGCCGGGTTGCAGCAGGGCAGAGTTTGCGGGTGTTGGTGGTGGTGTTGTGTGTGCCGGCGATCTTCAAGTATTTGCTGGGCGGCGGTGCACCGCAGTTTCATCCCGCACCGGTCGACTGGGCCTGGCTGGCCATGCTGTTTCCGGTAGGTGCGCTGGTTGCCTGGGGCTGGCAGCGTTTGCGCCAACCCAATCCCTGGTTATTCGGGCCATTGCTGGTGAGTGCCATCGCCAGCGTGACCTGGGATTTACACATTGGCCTGCCCGACGGCGGCAGCCAGATCGGCCAATGGCTGATCGGCAGCGGTTTGGGCTGCCACTTCAATCGGCAGTTCTTCCGCAGCGCACCGGCGTTCATGGGCCGCACCTTGATTGGCACGGCCTTGACCATGGCGCTCGCCACGTTGGCAGCGGTAGGGTTGAGTGCGCTGACCCACCTGGACCTGCGCTCACTGACGCTGGGCATGATGCCCGGTGGCATCGCCGAGATGAGCCTGACGGCAGAGACCCTGCAATTGTCGGTGCCGTTGGTGACAGCGATGCAGGTGATGCGCTTGTTGTTTGTGTTGTTTCTGGCCGAGCCGTTGTTCAGGCATTGGAATCGGCAATCCTGA
- a CDS encoding Bug family tripartite tricarboxylate transporter substrate binding protein, giving the protein MTSSLRKVALAAGCMLFAGQLLAADEPKRPECIAPASPGGGFDLTCKLAQSALVNEKLLSKPMRVTYMPGGVGAVAYNAVVAQRPADAGTLVAWSSGSLLNLAQGKFGRFDETNVRWLAAVGTSYGAIAVKSDSPYKTLDDLVQALKKDPSKVVIGSGGTVGSQDWMQTALIAKAAGINPRDLRYVALEGGGEIATALLGGHIQVGSTDISDSMPHIQSGDMRLLAVFAEKRLDEPEMKDIPTAKEQGYDIVWPVVRGFYLGPKVSDADYAWWKDAFDKLLASEDFAKLRDQRELFPFAMTGQELDTYVKKQVADYKVLAKEFGLIQ; this is encoded by the coding sequence ATGACCTCTTCACTACGTAAAGTTGCCCTCGCCGCCGGCTGCATGCTGTTCGCCGGCCAACTGCTGGCCGCCGACGAACCCAAGCGTCCTGAATGCATCGCCCCGGCCTCCCCAGGCGGTGGTTTCGACCTGACCTGCAAGCTGGCGCAAAGCGCGTTGGTCAATGAAAAGCTGCTGAGCAAGCCAATGCGTGTGACCTACATGCCCGGCGGCGTGGGCGCGGTGGCCTACAACGCCGTGGTCGCCCAGCGCCCTGCGGACGCCGGCACCCTGGTGGCCTGGTCCAGCGGTTCACTGCTGAACCTGGCCCAAGGCAAGTTCGGCCGTTTCGATGAAACCAACGTGCGCTGGCTGGCTGCCGTAGGCACCAGCTACGGCGCCATCGCGGTGAAAAGCGACTCGCCCTACAAGACCCTCGACGACCTGGTCCAGGCGTTGAAGAAGGACCCGAGCAAGGTCGTGATTGGTTCCGGCGGTACCGTCGGCAGCCAGGACTGGATGCAAACAGCACTGATCGCCAAGGCGGCCGGCATCAACCCCCGTGACCTGCGTTATGTGGCGCTCGAAGGTGGCGGCGAAATCGCCACGGCGCTGCTGGGCGGCCATATCCAGGTGGGCAGTACCGACATCTCCGACTCCATGCCACACATCCAGAGCGGCGATATGCGCTTGCTGGCCGTGTTCGCTGAAAAGCGCCTGGACGAACCGGAAATGAAAGACATCCCGACGGCCAAGGAGCAAGGCTACGACATCGTCTGGCCGGTGGTGCGCGGTTTCTACCTTGGGCCAAAAGTCAGCGATGCCGACTATGCCTGGTGGAAAGATGCGTTCGACAAACTGCTGGCCTCCGAGGACTTCGCCAAGCTGCGTGACCAGCGCGAGCTGTTCCCGTTCGCCATGACTGGCCAGGAGCTGGACACCTACGTGAAGAAACAGGTGGCCGACTACAAAGTGCTGGCCAAAGAGTTCGGCCTGATCCAGTAA